In the Lepidochelys kempii isolate rLepKem1 chromosome 4, rLepKem1.hap2, whole genome shotgun sequence genome, CATACTGTGTGACCTTGTCTAAAATGAGTCAAAGTTTTCTAAGCTGATGGTGTTACATTTTCTTTATTAAGGAGATCTAAATGCAAAAATACTCCTTTCCAGTAGCTGGCAATTTGCATAAAACAAGGCAGGCTTTCATTATTTTAGCAGCTTGATGTTTCTTACTAATAACTGAGTGCAGGGTAGACATCAAGTTaaaaacagagggggaaaaaattgtaaTAGAGTAATTTCATGAACAGAgaggaggagggtttgggtctAGGAAACCTGGTACCTGAATCTATTTGTTTCGAAGCGTaaaaaaggcctgattctcctggagggaggggggacagtgCTGAGCATTACCAAATTCATATGACAAGTTGACATCTACAGAATGTATCCTGATGGAATAGGGTGCATCAGAATTTTGAAGGAATAAAAGAATGaagaaaaatgcatttctttATATATTTATAGTGCAATAGGAGTATGAAATATTTTAGGATCTCTGTGCAGCTAAATATAATTGTTAAATTGTGCCAACAGATTGGCATGTTCCCTCATAAATTGAGATGACCAAAATATTACTTCATTAGCACAGCTTTTTGAAGAATGCTGCTAACTAATTGGAAAGGCTTTTTATTTAAAGTATGCATTTTGTAAAGACTGAGATTATAACTTCTTACTCTTCCTGTGTTAAGAAGTTAATATAGGATCTTCAATTCTTTAACAGGGTGTGTTGTATACTGTAGGAATAGTGTTTAAACTAGGGCTAtcaagggatttaaaaaaattaatcacagttttaatcgcattggtaaacaatagaatacaaattgaaatttattaaatatttttggatgtttttctgcattttcgaatatattgatttcaatgacaacacagaatacaaagtgtacactgctcactttatatttttattacaaatatttgcatggtaaaaaacaaaagaaatagtatttttcaattcacttaatacaaatactgtagtgcaatctctatatcaggaaagttgaacttacaaatgtagaattatatattttaaaaaaactgctttcaaaaataaaacaatgtaaaactttagagcctgcaagtccactcagtcctgtttcttgttcagccaattgctcagacaaacaagtttgtttacatttgcaggagataatgctgcctgcttcttgttcacaatgtcacctaaaattgagaacaggctttcgcatggcactgttgtagctagtgttgcaaggtatttacatgccagatgcactagagtgtcatatgtcccttcatgcttcaaccaccattccagaggacatgcgtccacaggatggatcacttgataactacctgttctgttcattccctctggggcacctggcattggccagtgtcagaagacaggatactgggatagatggaccattggtctgacccagtatggccattcttatgttatgttcatgCTGATggcgggttctgctcgataacagtccaaagcaatGCGGGCCGACacatgttaattttcatcatctgagtcagatgccaccagcaggaggttgattttattttttggtggttcgggttctgtagtttctgcatcagagtgttgcacttttaagacttttgaaagtgTGCTCcctacctcgtccctctcagattttggaaggcacttcagattcttaaaccttgggtcgagtactgtagctgtctttagaaatttcacattggtaccttctttgcgttttgtcaaatctgcaacgaaagtgttcttaaaatgaacatttgctgggtcatcatccgagactaccaTAGCATgaaatatggcagaatgcaggtaaaatagagccggAGACCTAcagttctccctcaaggagttcagtcgcaAACTTAATTAacgctttctttttttaatgtgtcatcagcatggaagaatgtcccctggaatggtggccgaagcatgaaggggcatacaaatgtttagcatatctggcatgtaaataccttgcaatgccggctacagaagtcccacacaaatgcttgttctcactttctggtgacattgtaaataagaagtgggcagcattatctcccataaatgtaaacaaacttgtttgtcatagtgattggctgaatgagaagtaggactgagtggacttgtaggctctaaagttttgcattgttctgtttttttgaatggtgttttgtaacaaaaaaatctacatttgtaagttgcacttttgtGATAGAGATTGTACAAcattacttgtatgaggtgaattgaaaaatactgttttatcgcttttacagtccaaatatttgtgataataatataaagtgagtgtacactttgtattctgtatcattgagatcaatatatttgaaaatgcagaaaaaaatccaaagatatttaataaatttaaattggtatttattgtttaacaatgcaattagaACTGcaattgattgattgattaatttttttaatcccgattaattttttgagttaatcatgtgagttaactgcaattaatcaacagccctagtttaaacAATCTTAAAACTTCTCCTAATAATCATTCATAAACTTAGTACCTAATTGCCTGGCTCAGTATTGTTATTTCATATATTACCAAAAAAAATGGAAGATTTAAGCTAGCtggatttaaaaaacacattctttttaaaatgaatcaacAGAAAGAAAACTCTGACATGACATCAACATCTTTCATtgttaaattaaatgttaaaacTACAGTATGTGTGTCTTAAAATGCCATTATCTTACGTTGAAAGCTAATATTCCTTGTGGCTTGCCTGTCCTGTTTCATGCTTGTCTTCATGGCTTGCCTTTCTCCAGATACATGGCTGAAATGAATGAGCATTTTAACTTGGTGTATATAGAATATAATTTGTCTTTTATGGTCTTATAATGATGTACTCCCACAATGCTTGGTTTTTCAGATATCAAAAATTTGTTGGACTTGATTGGTTCAAATATCACTAGCTTCACTAAAATGCTTCCTGTTCAGAAGGTTCTAGCTGATTTAACAATATATCTTACTCAGAGTGAGGCATATGTTCAAGATTATTTCCCAGTAGTGGAACAGTATGATTTCTACAGGTAGGTACACATTACTTAAGCAATAAGGTAGGAGGGGAACGCTGTCTAGGAATATTTTGAcataattatttgtttttgtcAGGACAATAAAATTGTGATCGCTGAGCGACAGTGCAGCCTCGATGCTATTGTGAAGTTGTTGTAATTTATTGTTTGTCTGGTGGTAGAGGCCTTGTCAGGATTTTGCTGGGCACTCTACAAGCATAAAGTtggccttggtctacactacgggcttaggtcaaatttagccacgttaggtcgattttaaaatgaatgcgtctacacaaccaaccccgttccattgacctaaaggtctcttaaaattgacttttatactcctccctggcgaggggagtagcggtaaaattgaccttgctgggtcgaatttggggtagtgcagatgcaattcgacggtattggtctccgggagctatcccagagtgcttcagtgtgaccgttctggacagcactttgaactccgatgcactagccaggtacacagtaaAAGCTCCGGgaaattttgcatttaatttcttgtttggtcagcgtgacgagctcagcagcacaggtgaccatgcagtccccctaGAATCGCAAACgagttccagcatggaccgaaagggagacccTAGATCTgatgctgtatggggagaagaatctgtgcaggccgaactccgatcaaaaagaagaaatgctaatatatatgccaaaatcgcacagggcatggtggagagaggctattacagggacatgcagcagtgcctagtgaaagttaaggagctcaggcaagcctaccaaaagacaaaggaggcaaatggtcgctccgggtcagagccccatatatgccgcttctatgatcagctgcatggcatccTAGGGGGAGACTCTGCCattaccccaccactgtccatggacacctgcaaggggggagtctcgcgcaacaaggaggaggattttgtggatgaggaagaggaggagaatgcgcagcaggcaagcagcgAATcctttctccctggcagccaggaccttttaatcaccctggagccaataccctcccaaggcgggatccccaaccctgaagctggagaaggcagctctggtgagtgcacatttgtaactacagtacagggtttaaaagcaacagtgtttaatgtttgatttgccctgaagaattgggatgcattcgcagccggtacagctactggaaaagtctgttaatgtgtctggggatggagcaggaatcctccagggatatctccatgaagctctcctggcggtactctgaaagccttttcagaaggtttctggggaggactgccttatttcgtcctccacggtaggacactttaccatgcctagcaagtagtctggaatcattgcagcacaaagcatggcagtgaatggtcctggattttggttgcattcaagcaacatttggtctttatctttctgtgttagcctcaggagagtgatatcattcatagtcacctggttgaaGTAGTGGAATTTTtataagggaacagtaaaaggatcccgttcatgctgggttgtttgcacatggctaaaagggatcatcctggagaatagccacgcggtggtgggaggggtgaagggatcatcccagagaatagccctgcggtgaggtggggggaggtgtgtgctgcacatccacccgaaaaccgcagcccctccttttaattgtgaaacccaactggcattgcttgctatgggaaaggatggcactgcagtttgaaaccattcccacatgttatgaaggcagaagaagccaaccctgcataccaaaaggcttaccatcaCTGCCTGGAAACTGTTGCCCCAGCCGTGTATGATGTGTCACCgtaccggcaggcgctcaatataaaaggcaaaatgcgacctgtACCTAAAGCACacgtgctgtctgctgtgaattgcttgattcactgtgaaagagtctcccttttgttctcagaaatgtatcatcttaaattttactctccctttttttctccccccaggTTCAAGTGTTTCTGTGCTCCCCCTATCACCTCTGTTCCTGaagttattgcagattagaaggcgaaaaaaaagcacttgtgatgacatgttttctgagctcatgcagtcctcctgcactgaaagggcacagcttaatgcatggaggcattcagtggcagaggccaggaaagcattaagtgagagtgaagagcagaggcaggaggtgatgctgaggctaatgggggagcaaacggacatgatgaagcatctgttggagctgtaggaaagccaacaagagcacagagccccgctgcatccactgtataactgcctgccctcctccccaggttccatatcctcctctccCAGACATCCAAGAATGCGAggtgggaggctccaggcacccagccactccactccagaggatggcccaagcaacagaaagttgtcattcaaacagttttgatttgtagtgtggctacaataagcaatgtagccttgtcctttcctcctcccgcaccccaccccacccgggctaccttgtcagttatctcacttatttttattaataaagaaagagtgcatggtttcaaaacaatagatactttatttcctttgccagctgtgattgaaggggggagggtggctggcttacagggaattaaaatcaacaaagggtacgggtttgcagcaaggagaaacacacacagctgtcacaccgtagcctggccagtcatgaaactggttttcaaagtctctctgatgtgcagcacacctagctgtgctcttccaatcgccctggtgtctggctgctcaaaatcggctgccaggcgatttgcctcaacctcccaccccgccataaatgtctcccccttactctcacagatattatggagcaagcagcaataacaatgggaatgttggttgcgctgagatctaacctagtcagcaaacagcaccagcgcacttttaaacatccaaaggcacattctaccacctttctgcacttgctcagcctatagttgaactgctccttactactgtccaggctgcctgtgtttcatgagccatgggagtaaggggtgggctgggtccccaaggataactattgtcatttcaacatccccaacggtaattttctggtctgggaagtaagtctcttcttgcaactgcttgaacagccctgagttcctaaagatgcgagtgtcatgcacctttccctgccatcccacgttgatgtcggtgaaacgtcccttgtgatctaccagtgcttgcatcaccattgagaagtaccccttgcggtttatatactgattggcaaggtggtccggtgccaagataggggtatgtgttccgtctatcgccccaccacagttagggaaccccattgcagcaaagccatccactatgacctgcacgtttcccagagtcactacccttgatagcagaatgtcagtgattgcattggctacttggatcacggcagtccccacagtagacttgcccactccaaattgattcctgactgaccggtagcagtcgggcattgcaagcttccacagggctattgccactcacttttcGACTGTCAGGgaagctctcatcttggtattcctgcacttcagggcgggggaaagcaactcacaaagttcaagaaagtggccttatgcatgcgaaagtttggcagccactgtgaatcatcccatacccgcaacattatgtggtcccaccagtcagtgcttgtttgccgggcccagaatctgtgtaccactgtatcaaccagccccactgccgtgATGATGTCCCAATTAccacagccccactgcccccatGGTGTCCCAGTTGCCACAGTggtttcaggaacatctgtgtccatgtcctcatcacaatcgtcctcgtgctggcatctcttagctGAGTTCTGCGcgtactccaggataatgcgtgaggtgtttacaatgctcacaacggCAGCaatgagctgagcaggctccatggttgccgtggtatggcgtttgcatgggtaacccaggaaaaaaggggcgaaatgattgtctgccattgctttcatggagagagggaggggcaactgatgacatgtacccaaaaccaccctcgacaCTGTTTttgcccatcaggcattgggaacttaacccagaattcaaatgggcagcggagactgcaggaactgtgggaagctacccacagtgcaccgctctgtaagtcgatgctagccacagtattgaggacacagtctgccgacttaatgcacttagtggggacatacacaatcgactgtataaaattgatttctaaaaatcgacttctataggattgacctaatttcgtagtgtagacataccctaagacagtTTCTGCACTAAAGAACTTAGTCTGTTAAGACAATCAAAGGGTGGGGATAAGGGATGTAACATACAAGCAGCATGATGGTTTGCAAATATCACGTTAGTTCCAcagttttctttttggttagctgtgaattttttttttgtatttatttgggGGTGGCATATTTTGTTTTGTGCATCAAATGTCTTGTAGGGCAAGAGTGAGAAAGAAGGAGagatgggagggagagaaatcagaATAAATGAAAGGAAGGATGGAGAGAGGCATGGAAGGTGTTGGAGTTGAGTAGTGTTGGATAAATTCTACATATGTAGGTAGATTGAGCAGAGTTACTTTGTTGTCATGAGTAAGAAGGAAAGAATACTTTGGTAGGAATTAAGGTTAATCTTGCATTTCCCTGATTATATGCCATTTAACTGTGTGCTTTTGTAATTGCAGCAATACATTGCAAAGTGCCAAATTGTGCACCTTTACCATAGGTTTTAACCCCACCAATCTAAACAGAATTGTTCTGCAACATTCAGATATGAAGTAATATTTGTGTATTTTCAGACAAGTAAACTTTACAAGAGCAATTGGAAATTCTATAACACATCCACACTCAcagatttttatttgatttttgcaCTGCTCCGTTTATAACCCATTTGAGATGGGTCTCTTCTGAATTATTAGTCACCCTGCATAATATTTTTACCCTATAATCTCTTTGATATTTCTTCTTTAATAtgcatgattgattttttttgtctctggTGTGTCATACATATTAATCCTGTAACTGTCTATATTGATTCATTAGATGGTTGGGTTGTCTAATTCTCTGCTGCATGGTGATTCTGATCCTGGTCTTTTACTGTCTTGGACTATTATGTGGAACTTGCGGTTATGATAAACATGCTTCTCCAACAACCAGAGGCTGTATCTCAAACACTGGTGGCAATTTCCTTATGGCGtgagtttatatttttaaaaatataagttaAATATTACACAAACATCTCTTTCAGTTATGTACTGTATTGTGGAAAGTATATTTTGAAGTGCAGTGGCTTTATTACCTGGGTAAATATATACGCTGGCCAACTGAGGGCGGGGGTGATAGATTTTTAAGAGGAAAATACAGATTAAATGTTTGGAAACTAAGTGCGTCAGTGGAAGCAAGTTCTAGCCTTGGGATGCGTCAAAAGATGTTAGGCTGGCATTGATATACATTTACTAGAGGATTTACTAGAGGATCATGTGAGAAGATAAGCCATGTGAATCTATTATAGTGAGAGCATTTTGGCTAACAAACATCCATTTAAACCAACTTGGGAATTGCAAAATTGGGACATATGTCTAATTATTTAGACTATAAAGGGAATCTGTAGTTTTCCTCTAAAAATAATATGTAtggaacatatttttaaacatggTTTGGGCTCCAAAAGAAAGAGATTCTATCGGCTGCATCAGAAGAATAGGGGAATATGGCCTATTTCTGTCTGATTGCTGAGGGCTTTTTTCTGTGGGCGATAATGATCCTTAGGGATCCTAGCATTGGGTTTAATCCATCCTTCTTGCTGAGGAGGGCTGGAACTTGCACAACCACTTTTGAAGACTAaaggcttcatttaaaaaaaaaaattaaaaaaggcaaTGCTCTCACTCTTGACAGAGGCAATATGCTCCACTTCCAACCTAAGAAAGGAGCGAGCCTGCTTGTGTCTCAGACTCTGATCCCTAGTGTGCTTTattctactcccatttcaaagtggGGTAAATTAAGTCCACTCTGCACGCAGCAGAGTCCACGCAGCCATgtagtgcatggcaggctagtgtgatgtagatttataccccagcttgccacaaactaaatgtCCATATAAACAATTCAGTGTTCCCCAAACTTGAGGGTTGCGCACTCCTCCCCCCAGGCCTCCTGGGTGGGGGACATGGATAGCGATAACGGGGGTGGAGGTGGgtctgggagcagagtcagggtGGGCGGAGCAGAgcagtggtgggggtggagaTTTTCCCACCCCCGGGagggctagcccaagctgctgcactgcacatcctccgccccccccccccccccccgccgaacATTCCTCCACATGTCACATAATTCAGGGACCTCTGCCTTAGTTTGATGCAGGGCTACTGGGAACAGTCTTTGCCTCTTCTTGGTGATTGCTACAGTTACTGAATTTTGGCTTAGCTACTGCATGCAC is a window encoding:
- the LOC140910729 gene encoding uncharacterized protein, whose amino-acid sequence is MDRKGDPRSDAVWGEESVQAELRSKRRNANIYAKIAQGMVERGYYRDMQQCLVKVKELRQAYQKTKEANGRSGSEPHICRFYDQLHGILGGDSAITPPLSMDTCKGGVSRNKEEDFVDEEEEENAQQASSESFLPGSQDLLITLEPIPSQGGIPNPEAGEGSSGSSVSVLPLSPLFLKLLQIRRRKKSTCDDMFSELMQSSCTERAQLNAWRHSVAEARKALSESEEQRQEVMLRLMGEQTDMMKHLLEL